A single genomic interval of Nodosilinea sp. PGN35 harbors:
- a CDS encoding toll/interleukin-1 receptor domain-containing protein, with amino-acid sequence MKKYGRIFISYRRADSPSESERIYERLLLEFDKSDVYKDVYSIAPGSDYREDIKEALKQSDILIAVIGKNWLTLLKEREKTRQLDNSEDWVRFEIETALKRKIVVVPVLVGGASLPQIHELPNSLKNLTYIKSTQVREYQDFNRDMDDLIKNIKAHFSSKGLVFSGSQKPKDNQNTEAVQVAFRLPKLKKKESTTTSDKAICFIFTVLAFAFPSIASNLFMAIFGFLFCIVIATMCVYEKERR; translated from the coding sequence ATGAAAAAATACGGAAGGATTTTTATCTCCTATCGACGAGCGGATAGCCCTTCCGAGAGTGAGCGCATTTACGAGCGTCTGTTGTTAGAGTTTGACAAGAGTGATGTGTACAAAGATGTTTATTCTATTGCCCCTGGGTCAGACTATAGAGAAGACATAAAAGAAGCGCTCAAGCAGAGCGATATCTTAATAGCTGTGATTGGCAAAAACTGGCTAACTCTGCTTAAAGAACGCGAAAAAACACGGCAATTAGACAACTCAGAAGACTGGGTGAGATTTGAGATAGAAACAGCTCTAAAGCGCAAAATAGTTGTCGTCCCTGTTCTTGTAGGTGGAGCAAGTTTGCCTCAAATTCATGAATTGCCAAACAGCTTAAAGAATCTCACTTATATTAAAAGTACCCAAGTCCGTGAATACCAAGACTTTAATCGCGACATGGATGACTTAATCAAAAATATTAAGGCTCATTTTTCCAGTAAAGGTCTCGTTTTTTCGGGCTCTCAGAAGCCTAAAGACAATCAAAACACGGAAGCGGTTCAGGTTGCTTTTCGCTTACCTAAACTTAAAAAGAAAGAAAGTACAACTACAAGTGACAAGGCAATCTGCTTTATATTTACTGTTTTAGCTTTTGCCTTTCCAAGCATTGCTTCCAATCTTTTTATGGCCATATTCGGATTTCTTTTCTGTATTGTAATCGCAACCATGTGTGTCTACGAAAAAGAAAGACGATAA
- a CDS encoding DUF3611 family protein — translation MTTDFDYTLPPAVRRISGSFRRVGWVSFWVQIVLAAISSLVLMFALVNLSARAGTSGANPGTGVGLLFAALGLVAVYLSAFWAFRYTRLGRRLRSPDTAKRPSPKDALQALRLGTTISMVGMLITLFGSQALIGSLLGKALAQPQGGTVFVPGNINQYVEAFDIFVVQANTNTLLAHFVSLAATLWLLRTVNRA, via the coding sequence ATGACTACAGACTTTGACTACACACTCCCTCCCGCCGTACGGCGGATCTCAGGCTCCTTTCGCAGGGTGGGCTGGGTTAGCTTTTGGGTACAGATAGTGCTGGCGGCAATCTCCAGCCTGGTGCTCATGTTTGCCCTGGTCAACCTCAGCGCCCGAGCGGGCACCAGCGGGGCCAATCCCGGCACGGGCGTAGGGTTGCTGTTTGCGGCCCTGGGGTTGGTAGCGGTTTACCTCAGCGCTTTTTGGGCCTTTCGCTACACTCGCCTGGGACGGCGACTGCGCAGCCCCGACACCGCCAAGCGCCCCAGCCCTAAAGATGCTCTCCAGGCCCTGCGGCTGGGCACCACCATCAGCATGGTCGGCATGTTGATCACCCTGTTTGGCAGCCAGGCGTTGATTGGGTCACTGCTGGGTAAGGCCCTCGCCCAGCCCCAGGGGGGCACAGTGTTTGTACCCGGCAATATCAACCAATACGTTGAAGCCTTCGATATTTTTGTGGTGCAGGCCAACACCAATACTCTGCTGGCCCACTTTGTGTCGCTGGCCGCCACCCTTTGGCTGCTGCGAACCGTAAATCGAGCGTAA
- a CDS encoding prepilin-type N-terminal cleavage/methylation domain-containing protein, whose translation MKLFASPKVDQSAGFTLIEVLVVVVIAAVLAAIAAPSWQGFLNRQRVSAVKSDLLQTLKNAQQDAIQRRLSVPIVINDAATLPTVTVNGNAQVLGSNNNNPSNVRLRSYSVGNTGTQDATFDTIVFDHRGMPTIGRSTTTAIPNSDVLPFVISINAQNATTKQCVIVASLLGSLKTASNAQCDNPSVAVN comes from the coding sequence ATGAAACTCTTCGCTTCCCCTAAAGTCGATCAATCCGCAGGGTTTACCTTGATAGAGGTTTTAGTTGTTGTCGTTATCGCGGCGGTGTTGGCAGCTATTGCTGCGCCAAGTTGGCAAGGTTTTCTCAATCGTCAGCGAGTAAGCGCCGTTAAAAGCGATCTGCTGCAAACCCTAAAGAATGCTCAGCAAGACGCTATTCAGCGGCGGTTATCTGTGCCAATAGTGATTAACGATGCGGCTACATTGCCCACTGTTACTGTAAATGGCAATGCCCAAGTTTTGGGGTCAAACAATAACAACCCCAGCAACGTAAGGTTGAGATCCTATTCTGTGGGCAATACCGGCACCCAAGATGCTACGTTTGACACCATTGTGTTTGATCATCGCGGCATGCCAACCATTGGCAGAAGTACGACAACGGCGATCCCCAACAGCGACGTTTTGCCCTTTGTTATTAGCATCAACGCTCAAAACGCTACCACTAAGCAGTGTGTCATTGTTGCCAGTCTTCTAGGCAGTCTTAAAACGGCCAGCAATGCCCAGTGCGACAATCCCAGCGTAGCCGTCAATTGA
- a CDS encoding TldD/PmbA family protein, with amino-acid sequence MAEAIDQAVIVQAKARVQELCDRWGPRVDYLAIRLEQSEGTDIFLRGGQAETLSEAIAIGGHVRACYRGGWGFASFNDLESLVASVEAAVAAARLVGHDETLLAPVDPVQITRCLPLEGTDPRQISLAHKKALCSHYAELLQGVDSRIATTSVRYTDVAQRVLLATSEGTLIDQSWSDMEMRFAATARDGSTVQTGRETTGSRRGYEDLENLDTQVMGAAQRAVAALDLPSVRGAAYDVVIDPILTGLFVHEAFGHLSEADMAYENPDLLESMSLGRRFGPDSLQIFDGAAPQGHRGSYFYDDEGTPATTTQLIENGVLVGRLHSRETAGKLGEQPTGNARCLNYHYSPLVRMTNTWIERGTTPVDDLFADIKEGVYARNWLEGMTNGEMFTFTAGEAWMIRNGRLAEPVRDVTLSGNVFRTLADIEAIGDDFYWDESGGCGKGGQNGLPVGCGGPSLRIRNVVVGGEAEEWYE; translated from the coding sequence ATGGCAGAGGCCATCGACCAGGCAGTTATTGTCCAAGCAAAGGCCCGAGTGCAGGAGCTGTGCGATCGCTGGGGGCCACGCGTAGATTATCTGGCGATTCGCCTGGAGCAGTCTGAGGGTACCGATATTTTCCTGCGGGGCGGGCAGGCGGAGACGCTGAGTGAGGCGATCGCCATTGGTGGTCACGTGCGGGCCTGCTACCGAGGCGGCTGGGGCTTTGCCAGCTTTAACGATTTAGAAAGCCTGGTTGCCTCTGTAGAAGCGGCGGTGGCCGCCGCCCGCCTGGTCGGCCACGACGAAACGCTGCTGGCTCCGGTAGACCCGGTGCAAATTACCCGCTGCTTGCCCCTGGAGGGCACCGATCCTCGGCAGATTTCCCTGGCCCACAAAAAAGCGCTGTGCAGCCACTACGCTGAGCTGCTCCAGGGGGTAGATAGCCGCATTGCCACTACCTCTGTGCGCTACACCGACGTAGCCCAGCGGGTGCTGCTGGCCACCTCGGAGGGCACTCTAATCGACCAGTCCTGGTCAGATATGGAAATGCGCTTCGCCGCCACCGCCCGCGACGGCAGCACCGTGCAGACCGGACGCGAAACCACCGGTTCCCGCAGGGGCTACGAAGATCTGGAGAATCTAGATACCCAGGTGATGGGGGCAGCCCAGCGCGCCGTTGCCGCCCTCGACTTGCCCTCGGTGCGGGGGGCCGCCTACGACGTGGTGATCGATCCAATCCTCACCGGGCTGTTTGTCCATGAGGCCTTTGGCCACCTGTCGGAGGCCGATATGGCCTACGAAAATCCCGACCTGCTGGAGTCTATGAGCCTGGGTCGGCGGTTTGGCCCCGACAGCCTGCAAATCTTTGACGGGGCCGCGCCCCAGGGCCACCGGGGCAGCTATTTCTACGACGACGAGGGCACCCCGGCCACGACCACTCAGCTGATCGAGAATGGTGTTTTGGTAGGGCGGCTGCACTCCCGCGAAACGGCGGGCAAACTGGGGGAGCAGCCCACCGGCAATGCCCGCTGCCTCAACTACCACTACTCGCCCCTGGTGCGCATGACCAACACCTGGATCGAGCGCGGTACCACCCCCGTCGATGACCTGTTTGCCGACATCAAAGAAGGGGTCTATGCCCGCAACTGGCTGGAGGGCATGACCAATGGCGAAATGTTTACCTTTACCGCCGGGGAAGCCTGGATGATTCGCAACGGCAGGCTGGCGGAACCGGTGCGCGATGTCACCCTGTCGGGCAATGTGTTTCGCACCCTGGCCGACATTGAGGCGATCGGTGACGACTTCTACTGGGATGAGTCGGGGGGGTGCGGCAAGGGTGGCCAAAATGGTCTGCCCGTGGGCTGCGGCGGCCCTAGCCTGCGGATTCGCAATGTGGTGGTCGGGGGTGAGGCCGAAGAGTGGTATGAGTGA
- the pdxH gene encoding pyridoxamine 5'-phosphate oxidase: protein MDIGDLRRDYTQRGLDLADLNPDPFAQFELWFQQAREAELLEPNALVLSTVSPEGAPYQRTVLLKYFDRDGFVFFTNYGSRKAQHIAGNAQVSMLFPWYSLERQLAIAGTASKISAAESLRYFSSRPRGSQIGAWVSQQSSVVSSRQLLEMQFEKMKEKFLNQEVPLPDFWGGYRVKPTSFEFWQGRPSRLHDRFLYSLDQGEWKFSRLSP from the coding sequence ATGGATATTGGTGACCTGCGCCGCGACTACACCCAGCGGGGGTTAGATCTGGCTGATCTCAACCCCGATCCCTTTGCCCAGTTTGAGCTTTGGTTTCAGCAGGCCCGCGAGGCCGAGCTGCTGGAGCCCAACGCGCTGGTGCTGTCTACGGTTTCCCCAGAGGGTGCACCCTACCAGCGCACGGTGCTGCTCAAGTATTTCGATCGCGACGGCTTTGTTTTCTTTACCAACTACGGCAGCCGCAAGGCCCAGCACATCGCTGGCAACGCCCAGGTGTCTATGCTGTTCCCGTGGTATTCGCTAGAGCGGCAGCTGGCGATCGCAGGCACCGCCAGCAAAATCTCGGCGGCAGAGTCGCTGCGGTATTTTTCGTCGCGCCCCCGGGGCAGCCAGATCGGGGCCTGGGTGTCGCAGCAGAGCAGCGTGGTCTCGTCGCGGCAGCTGCTCGAGATGCAGTTTGAAAAAATGAAGGAAAAATTCTTGAACCAGGAGGTACCCCTGCCCGACTTTTGGGGGGGCTACCGGGTGAAGCCCACCAGCTTTGAGTTTTGGCAGGGGCGACCCAGCCGCCTCCATGATCGCTTTTTGTACAGCCTTGATCAAGGTGAGTGGAAATTTTCTCGGCTATCGCCCTGA
- a CDS encoding PilW family protein: protein MSSNLVPTAFTRWLLAKSRATRRGFTLIELLVAILVGSVIVGSLLYLIVELLGTNAREERLTQSQQDMRRALDYISRDVREAVYVYSTPADVVNQLTDEPAGTPILAFWRLKPIDVSTLPANCPAAVADECNTLKIRHSVYDLVVYIYRNNSDNSLWSGPGRILRYELTNYSNINSFTVTSGYRDPSKPGSSFEGWQRGTGNTAGRAVVLADFIDNHDNSRTVSCPTNLQASPPDGPTASNNFFVCVRDGGDDTDPLNQSLYVFLRGSILDVGSGVALTFGPRSQTSRLPTINTEVQVRGIIEKSQ from the coding sequence ATGTCATCTAATCTCGTTCCTACAGCCTTTACCCGCTGGCTATTGGCAAAAAGTAGAGCCACCCGTCGGGGGTTTACGTTAATTGAGCTACTGGTGGCAATCTTGGTCGGCTCTGTGATCGTAGGTAGTCTGTTGTACCTGATTGTTGAGCTACTTGGCACTAATGCTAGAGAAGAGCGACTCACCCAGTCTCAGCAGGATATGCGGCGAGCCCTAGACTACATCAGTCGAGATGTTCGTGAGGCAGTCTACGTGTATTCAACTCCAGCAGACGTTGTTAACCAGCTCACGGACGAACCGGCAGGTACCCCTATACTGGCTTTTTGGCGGCTCAAGCCAATTGATGTAAGTACCCTGCCAGCCAATTGCCCTGCAGCTGTGGCAGATGAATGTAATACGCTCAAAATTCGGCACAGCGTCTACGATTTAGTAGTCTATATTTATAGAAACAACTCAGACAACAGCCTTTGGTCTGGCCCTGGCCGCATTCTCCGTTACGAACTGACCAACTACTCTAATATCAATAGTTTTACGGTCACATCGGGTTATAGAGATCCCTCTAAACCTGGTAGCAGCTTTGAAGGGTGGCAGAGAGGTACTGGCAATACCGCAGGCAGGGCCGTTGTTTTAGCCGATTTTATCGACAACCACGACAACAGCAGAACCGTTAGCTGTCCGACCAATCTACAGGCGTCGCCACCTGACGGCCCCACCGCCTCTAACAACTTCTTTGTCTGTGTTAGAGACGGTGGTGACGATACTGATCCTCTAAATCAAAGCCTGTATGTGTTTCTGCGGGGCAGTATTTTAGATGTTGGGTCTGGGGTAGCCTTGACGTTTGGCCCCAGAAGTCAGACCAGTCGGTTGCCAACCATTAATACTGAAGTACAGGTTCGTGGCATTATCGAAAAAAGTCAATGA
- the fabG gene encoding 3-oxoacyl-[acyl-carrier-protein] reductase, with product MSTSSLPLAGQVAVVTGASRGIGRAVAIALAASGAQVVVNYARSSTAADEVVAHIIQAGGSAAAIQADVSQVDQVETLINGTLEQFGRLDILVNNAGITRDTLLLRMKPEDWQAVIDLNLTGVFLCTRAVAKIMLKQRSGRIINIASVAGQMGNPGQANYSAAKAGVIGFTKTVAKELASRGITVNAVAPGFIETDMTGDLANADDIRKFIPLGRFGQPEDIAGMVRFLAADPAASYITGQVFNVDGGMVMA from the coding sequence ATGAGCACATCATCCCTTCCCCTGGCGGGCCAGGTTGCGGTGGTTACCGGAGCTTCGCGGGGCATTGGTCGGGCGGTGGCGATCGCCCTAGCGGCTTCAGGTGCCCAGGTAGTGGTCAACTACGCCCGCTCTAGCACCGCCGCCGATGAGGTCGTCGCCCACATTATCCAGGCGGGCGGCAGCGCTGCCGCTATCCAGGCCGATGTCTCCCAGGTTGACCAGGTAGAAACGCTGATCAACGGCACCCTGGAGCAGTTTGGCCGCCTTGACATTTTGGTCAACAACGCCGGTATTACCCGCGATACCCTGCTGCTGCGCATGAAGCCCGAGGACTGGCAGGCCGTGATCGATCTCAACCTGACCGGGGTATTTCTGTGCACTCGGGCTGTCGCAAAGATTATGCTGAAGCAGCGATCGGGGCGAATTATCAACATCGCGTCGGTGGCGGGGCAGATGGGTAACCCTGGCCAGGCCAACTACAGCGCTGCCAAGGCGGGGGTGATTGGGTTTACCAAAACCGTCGCTAAAGAGTTAGCCAGTCGGGGCATTACCGTCAACGCCGTAGCCCCAGGCTTTATTGAGACCGATATGACCGGCGATCTCGCCAACGCCGACGACATTCGCAAGTTCATTCCCCTGGGGCGGTTTGGCCAGCCCGAAGACATTGCCGGTATGGTGCGTTTTCTGGCGGCAGACCCGGCGGCCTCTTACATTACCGGCCAGGTGTTTAACGTGGACGGCGGCATGGTGATGGCGTAG